Proteins from a single region of Pirellulaceae bacterium:
- a CDS encoding PQQ-like beta-propeller repeat protein — protein MNTIQEKRRLLCLSLVTGCLLAGPLRADDWLEWRGKDRLAVWHEQGILQKFPDDGLKVSWRRPIGSGYSGPVVADGKVITMDYRPKPETEIAEAIERVICFDEKTGETLWTNDWETHYREVMGSYRTGPRATPTIDGDRVYTLGSVGHIRCLDINTGELIWSKDSRKEYGLLLPVFGTSTAPIVDGDLVIFATGGKNSDQVRAFNKMTGEEVWSALPANYELGYSQFVIYEHAGTRQLIYWDPQFLRSLNPQTGEIYWEIPTQVNSGMSIATPVKSGSKILVSSFYSGSVLVELADDQPTAKQLWHIQGTGERPQQTDGLHAMITTPIIQGDYFYGTCSYGEFRGLDLKTGERLWVNDKLTRQGRWGSAFFVANGDRYFMMNDEGELLIVKFSPEGPEEVDRTKLITPDTESGYGVRRFANSIVNWCHPAFANKHVIVRNDHEILRMSLAE, from the coding sequence GATCGACTCGCCGTTTGGCATGAGCAAGGAATCCTGCAGAAGTTTCCTGATGATGGACTCAAAGTTAGTTGGCGGCGACCGATTGGGTCGGGCTACTCAGGACCGGTTGTTGCCGATGGGAAAGTGATCACGATGGACTATCGGCCGAAGCCGGAGACGGAAATCGCCGAAGCGATCGAACGGGTCATCTGTTTTGATGAGAAAACGGGTGAGACGTTGTGGACGAATGATTGGGAGACGCATTATCGTGAGGTCATGGGATCCTATCGAACCGGGCCTCGAGCGACTCCAACCATCGATGGCGATCGAGTGTACACGTTGGGATCGGTTGGCCACATTCGTTGCTTGGATATCAACACAGGCGAATTAATCTGGTCGAAGGACAGTCGCAAAGAGTACGGTTTGTTGCTGCCCGTTTTCGGAACTTCCACAGCACCCATTGTTGATGGGGACTTGGTGATTTTCGCGACAGGCGGAAAGAACAGCGATCAAGTCCGCGCTTTCAACAAAATGACGGGCGAGGAAGTGTGGAGCGCATTGCCCGCAAATTATGAGTTAGGCTATTCCCAGTTCGTGATCTACGAACATGCCGGCACCCGCCAACTTATTTATTGGGATCCGCAATTCTTGCGGTCATTGAATCCGCAAACCGGGGAAATCTATTGGGAGATTCCCACACAGGTGAATAGCGGTATGTCGATTGCAACGCCGGTCAAAAGCGGGTCCAAAATTTTGGTTTCTTCTTTTTACAGCGGATCCGTGCTGGTGGAATTAGCCGACGATCAGCCGACGGCCAAGCAGCTGTGGCACATCCAAGGTACAGGTGAACGACCTCAGCAAACCGATGGATTGCATGCGATGATCACGACACCAATCATTCAGGGAGATTACTTTTACGGTACGTGTAGCTACGGCGAATTTCGTGGGCTCGATTTGAAGACGGGCGAAAGACTGTGGGTGAATGACAAACTGACTCGTCAGGGGCGTTGGGGATCCGCCTTTTTCGTCGCAAATGGCGATCGGTATTTTATGATGAATGACGAGGGCGAATTGTTGATCGTCAAGTTCAGCCCGGAAGGTCCTGAGGAGGTGGATCGTACGAAACTGATCACACCAGATACGGAATCCGGCTATGGGGTTCGACGTTTCGCAAATAGCATTGTCAATTGGTGTCATCCGGCCTTTGCTAACAAGCACGTGATCGTCCGAAATGATCATGAAATACTGCGAATGTCGTTGGCTGAGTAA